In Phlebotomus papatasi isolate M1 chromosome 1, Ppap_2.1, whole genome shotgun sequence, the following proteins share a genomic window:
- the LOC129798060 gene encoding cytochrome P450 9e2-like yields MRKPRFMIRDPELIKQITVKDFDHFLDHRFNIDERNEPLFGRNLLILKGQRWREMRSTLSPAFTGSKMRTMFQLVSECCSEVISFLENDANGKVRQTDLKDLFSKYTNNVIASCAFGLKVDSLKDKNNEFYLYGKEATNLEGLGTLFFFMQMIFPKLSKVLRLNLFSEAFSKFFRNLVWDTIRHRERENIIRPDMINLLIQARKGKLKHEVEVNYKEGFAVVQETHVGEAIDKSKLQEDDLTAQCLIFFLAGFETSSTCMCFTAHEIAVNPEVQKKLLVEVDAMKEKLDGKPLTYELLQDMHYLDMVVSESLRKWPPAVATDRECCKPYTIKTDTISCDVKVGEAVIIPIVSLHHDPQYFPNPSRFDPERFSEENKDKINPFMYIPFGVGPRNCIGSRFALMETKAIIYYILTKFTFEVSEKTQIPLKLAKSGLFLRGEKGFWVDLKPRNT; encoded by the exons ATGAGGAAACCACGTTTCATGATCCGTGATCCAGAGTTGATCAAGCAAATTACTGTGAAAGATTTCGATCACTTTCTCGATCATCGATTCAACATTGATGAGAGAAACGAACCGCTTTTTGGTCGAAATCTCTTGATACTCAAGGGTCAAAGATGGAGGGAAATGCGTTCCACCTTAAGCCCAGCCTTTACCGGAAGCAAGATGAGGACCATGTTCCAATTGGTTTCTGAATGCTGTTCCGAAGTCATAAGCTTCCTAGAAAACGATGCTAACGGAAAAGTTCGACAAACTGATCTTAAGGATCTTTTCTCCAAGTATACTAACAACGTTATTGCATCATGTGCTTTTGGACTTAAAGTTGATTCTCTCAAAGATAAAAACAACGAATTCTATTTGTATGGCAAAGAAGCTACAAATCTGGAAGGATTGGGTACTTTATTCTTCTTCATGCAAAtgatatttccaaaattatcTAAG GTTTTGCGACTCAACCTTTTCTCAGaggcattttcaaaatttttcagaaatcttGTTTGGGATACAATTCGGCATAGAGAGCGTGAAAATATTATTCGTCCGGATATGATTAATCTTCTAATCCAAGCTCGAAAGGGCAAGCTTAAGCATGAAGTTGAAGTAAATTATAAGGAAGGATTCGCCGTGGTCCAAGAAACTCACGTCGGAGAAGCTATTGATAAGAGCA aaCTCCAGGAAGATGATTTAACAGCTCAATGTTTGATCTTTTTCTTGGCTGGATTCGAAACCAGTAGTACGTGTATGTGCTTCACAGCTCATGAAATAGCTGTGAATCCAGAAGTTCAGAAAAAACTCCTTGTAGAAGTAGATGCTATGAAAGAAAAGCTCGATGGGAAGCCTTTGACCTATGAATTGCTTCAAGACATGCATTATCTAGATATGGTAGTTTCTG aGAGCCTTCGAAAGTGGCCACCGGCTGTTGCAACGGACCGGGAATGTTGTAAGCCTTACACAATTAAAACAGACACTATTAGCTGTGATGTGAAAGTCGGAGAGGCTGTTATAATACCTATCGTGAGCCTTCATCACGATCCGCAGTATTTTCCCAATCCATCTCGATTTGATCCTGAAAGGTTCAGCGAGGAGAACAAGGATAAGATAAATCCGTTCATGTATATTCCTTTTGGAGTTGGTCCAAGAAACTGCATAGGATCGAGATTTGCATTGATGGAGACCAAGGCCATCATTTACTACATCTTGACCAAGTTCACCTTTGAAGTATCCGAAAAGACTCAAATTCCCTTAAAACTTGCCAAATCTGGACTATTTTTGAGGGGTGAGAAAGGTTTTTGGGTAGATCTTAAACCAAGGAAtacataa
- the LOC129798027 gene encoding probable cytochrome P450 9f2, with product MIGCAISCLTGLLFSKWTLIAAILGYFAYKWSIATYDIFEKRGIKFIPPIPLLGSFKDMVFQTKTFTDVIHDFYRHFPKEKAYGIFEMRKPFFLIRDPELIKQMAVKDFDHFLDHRVNLDEDQDPLFGRNLFALKGQRWRDMRSTLSPAFTGSKMRTMFQLVSECCSVTVDFLEKEVQNEKPILTDLKDLFTRFTNDVIATCAFGIKLDSLNDKTNEFYMAGKQASDFGALRNLKFLLIIQFPKLCKAIGLTLFSEKFCNFFRSLVWDTIRERERHSIVRPDMINLLIQARKGKLKHEDEETDQEGFAVVQETNVGKALDHTKLVEDDLTAQCFIFFLAGFDTSSTCMSFTAHELAANPEVQQKLLLEVDAIKEELGGKSLTYEALQKMPYLDMVISESLRYWPPAVATDRQCVKPYVIKTDKINCEVKVGEGIMIPIVSLHHDPQYFPNPSRFDPERFNEENKHNITPFTYLPFGVGPRNCIGSRFALMETKAIIYYILTKFTFEVSEKTQVPLKLAKTGFALKPEKGFWVNLKPRS from the exons ATGATCGGTTGCGCAATAAGCTGCTTGACCGGACTGTTATTCTCCAAGTGGACTCTCATTGCGGCAATTCTTGGATATTTTGCCTACAAATGGAGCATTGCTACTTACGACATCTTCGAGAAGCGTGGTATCAAGTTCATCCCCCCTATACCACTTTTGGGGAGCTTTAAAGATATGGTCTTTCAAACAAAAACCTTCACAGATGTCATACACGATTTCTATAGGCACTTTCCTAAAGAAAA GGCCTATGGTATCTTTGAGATGCGGAAACCATTTTTCTTAATTCGGGATCCCGAGTTGATTAAACAAATGGCAGTTAAGGACTTTGACCATTTCCTCGATCATCGAGTCAATCTGGACGAGGATCAGGATCCTCTCTTTGGACGCAACCTCTTTGCCCTCAAAGGTCAAAGATGGAGGGATATGCGATCAACCCTCAGTCCAGCTTTTACCGGAAGCAAGATGAGGACGATGTTTCAACTTGTGTCTGAATGTTGTTCGGTAACAGTGGACTTCTTGGAGAAGGAAGTCCAAAATGAGAAACCGATTTTAACGGACTTGAAGGACCTCTTTACAAGATTCACTAACGATGTCATTGCAACTTGTGCTTTTGGAATCAAACTTGATTCTCTCAATGACAAAACCAACGAATTCTATATGGCTGGAAAACAAGCTTCGGATTTTGGTGCACTTCGGAATCTCAAATTCTTACTCATTATCCAGTTTCCCAAATTATGCAAG GCCATTGGACTAAcacttttttcagaaaaattctgTAACTTCTTTAGGAGTCTTGTATGGGATACAATAAGGGAAAGGGAAAGGCACAGTATTGTTCGTCCTGATATGATTAATCTCCTAATCCAAGCTCGCAAAGGGAAACTCAAGCACGAAGATGAAGAAACAGATCAAGAAGGATTTGCTGTTGTTCAGGAAACCAATGTTGGAAAAGCTCTTGACCACACCA AACTCGTAGAAGATGATCTTACTGCCCAGTGTTTTATATTCTTCTTGGCTGGATTTGACACAAGTAGTACATGTATGAGTTTCACAGCTCACGAGCTAGCGGCTAATCCAGAAGTCCAGCAAAAACTCCTTCTCGAAGTCGATGCCATAAAAGAAGAGCTTGGTGGAAAATCTCTGACTTACGAAGCTCTTCAAAAAATGCCTTATCTGGATATGGTTATTTCGG AGAGTCTCCGGTACTGGCCACCGGCAGTTGCGACTGATCGACAGTGCGTTAAGCCCTACGTTATTAAAACGGACAAGATTAATTGCGAAGTGAAAGTCGGAGAAGGTATTATGATTCCTATTGTGAGTCTTCATCATGATCCCCAGTACTTCCCCAATCCGTCCCGTTTCGATCCTGAGAGATTTAATGAAGAAAATAAGCACAATATCACTCCGTTCACATATCTTCCTTTCGGAGTTGGTCCAAGGAATTGTATAGGATCGAGATTTGCTTTAATGGAAACCAAAGCCATCATTTACTACATCTTGACCAAGTTTACCTTTGAAGTATCAGAGAAGACCCAGGTTCCTCTGAAACTTGCCAAAACCGGATTCGCTTTGAAACCTGAAAAAGGTTTCTGGGTAAATTTGAAACCTAGGAGTTAG